The genomic stretch GATTAAAATAGACAACCAGATTCTTAATCCTACCCACAACTGAACACATGGCATTGGTGTCTACATCACCATGTATGACTCTTAGGGCATCAGCCAATTCCTTCCCTAATAGGTAGCCAATAATACTTCAAATTTGGTGTCTTTGGGTATTGTAGCTCCATGAGCATGTCATCTAGCCACTATGTCGACCAAGTATCAACTTCACAGTGATCATACCAACTAACTTTTCCATCTACATAACTCCTCAAATGCCCAAAACCAACGAAGAATCCACCATGGTGAACCTGTACTGTGAACTCATCAGGATTGTACCTACGATCAAGAACAAACCAATGGAAACAACAAATTAGACTAAAATTAAGCTAGCATTTGACACCAACAGAACCCCAACAGAATCCTAAATCCCATCGAGATTACCCTAAATTGAATAATTCCAACCCAAAACTCGAATTTTCTCCTAGGTGCATGCACTAATTCTACCAATCCATCACCGATTTCATGAGTCTGGGTCAGATTCTCACCATACGACGGCGCATGGTTGACCTTCCTCCCCAGTATTGGAGCCATCGTCGGCCGCCGTGGCAGCAGACAGCTACGGTACCACCGCCGTGGTTCACCTTCGTCCCTTGTTGTACCACGGACTGGTACAGTTCATCGGCAACCGCCTCCGTCCCAATTGCCTCGGTGGTGACGAAGTCGAAGACAGAgggaggtgggggtggggcCACACGAATGGTGGCAGCGTGAGGAGGATGGGGGTTGGGGGGATTTCTGGAAAAAACATTACGCCTGGGTCCAGCGTGGCGTGCCACATCAGCTCGCGGATCCGGTCTGAGACCCATTTTGACACGGGTCGACGCCTAGATCTTGTAGCTATGCATTTTGGGAGCAGGGACCTGAACTACACTCGGTGCCAAGTTGATGTTTTTTACCGGGGGGAAATATTTTGTGAGCACATCTCATTTGCTTCGCAGCGAAGCTTCTCAGATAATGCAGCTCCGGTCAGGCCGCCGCCTAGTCCCGTCGCGGCCGTCTGCGGCGCCGCAAGGAGGTGCCCGTCGCGGCTgtccccggcggcgcccagAGGAAGGCGACGGCGGTGGTGAGGACCGGCTCAGTGGCCTACCCGAGGAGCTGATCCTAGAGGTGCTCGACCGCCTCGGTTGTGCCCGTGAAGCTGCGCGCACTAGCGGCCTCTCCCGCCGCTGGCGTGGCCTCTGGACCCACCTTCCCGTCCTGACCTTCGACGGCATGAATCCCGATTCGCTCGGCGGCGCGCTCGCCCGGGTGCGCCCCGAGCGGAACCGCCTCGTCATCCGCATCTACCCGGGTGCCACGCTCTCCGCCGCGCGTGTCTCCTCGCTGCTCAACGCCTCGGCCCGGATCGCGCCGAAGGAGCTCGTCGTCGAGCTGGATAGGTACAGCCGCGGCGTCCGCGTCAAGCTGCCGCGCTTGATCCAGAACCTTGCCTCTGCACTCTCCGAGGCCGGCAAGTTCGCCGCGCTCGAGAGCCTGGCTCTCGTCCCGTGCTGTGTCGACCCGAGCGACCTGCTCCCCCTCTGCCCGTGCCTGCGCAGGTTTGAGGCGCAGTGCCACTATAACTGGACTCTCGACACGCTCGAGGTCCATTCGGAGTCACTCGAGGAGCTCGTCTTGGGAATCCAACATCGGTCGTCCATGCCACAGCATGTCAACATTGCGACGCCCATGCTCAAGAAGTTCATGTTGAGATCCTACGGGTTCCGCTTCGCCATGTCCTTCTTGGCGCCCAAGGTGGAGGAGTTTTCATTGGAGATGGAGTGTGGTTTGTCCAGAGTTGGGTTTGGCGAGAAATGGCACCTCCTGTGGTTGAGCATGGCCACGGCGTGGACTAACAGATATGGGCAGTTCCCTCGAGTCCGCGTCCACACCCTGTCCCTGACGATAGCAGCCCGCGATGTGCGTTTCCTCTCCTGCACGATTCCTGACCTTCACGGCTAAGCTAACAATCTTATCACTCATGTCTATGGCTGTTAATCCAATTGTTTTGCAGCGCTATTCTGCTGCAGCGCAGAGCTTCGCGCAGGAAATAGCACGTCTTCCAGTGTCCCACTTCTCTGTGTTGGAGTTGCGTCTCCGAACGGAGGGGCGTGGTTTTGGAGCGCTTGTGTTGCACCTGCTCCTGCTTCGAACCACCATAGAGGCTTAAGGTGGCCCTGTTGCGAAACTATGTAATTATCCACCTTTCTCATTTGTCTTCTGCGAATATCTTCAGTTTATATCATTTATATGTGTTGATTCTCAAATATTTGAAGTTTCCATAAAACAATATGCTTTCATACTTTTTAGTTTGGAGAATGCTTAAAGAATTTTGACTGTGATCAAGCTAGCAATTGGAGAAATGAACATATCTCCTTACCCAATCTTCAAGTGGTAGAATTTGAAGGCTTTCATGGAGCGGATCATGAAGTTGatttcctaaaatttctgtTCCAATCTGCACCAATGCTGAAGAGATTGACCATTGAACTGTCCGCTGAGATTTCTCCAGATATTCAAGGATGCCAGGAACTCTGCAGTATCCTTAAGGCGAATGCTTCTGTGAAATGCTATGTTTATGACAGATCTGGACAGAAGATTTCATTTGCATGATTAGCGTGCGTCTGAGTGTAACAAGAAATCTGACCCTGATGCTTATGTCTAGGGAAACCTGAAGTGATGCTCGTTTGTTAATCTTTCTTTGATGCCATGCTTAAGATTTTCACAGTTCTTGGAGGGCCTTTTGTGTTGAATTTCACCACGATGGCAGTGTCTTATCTTGCTTGTACTCAATTATTGTACCAAGGTTTGTTATGTCAAGAAACTTGGGATGATAACTCTGCATGGATCCGGTATCCATGATTAGCGTGTTCTTCTTAGTTGCAAGAACTGTTGTCTTAATGCCTAGTGTCATGGGAAAATTTCATCAGTGTTTATCTTGCTGCTACATTTCTCTGAaaatatttaatacttttatgaGTGCGCTCATGATCTACAATAAGTTGGTAGGATGGCGGTGTTTGGTATATGTTATTGCTAAATCAACTATGCAAAACATAATTGTCCATCATGATTCATCTGTTCAATACAGTTACATTTTTAAACTAGTGATCATGCCTATTAACATTGACCTCATACATTAGCTTGATATGCTATGCTACTGGTTTAGTTTGGATGTATAGTGTCCTCCTATTGTTTTGTAATAATATTGCAGCATTCTTTTCAAATGTGCTGTACACAGAGGGTTCAACGTTGTAATTATAGAATTAGTTGTGACTTGATAGTTGGTACCTGGACATCAATCTAATTCCCAATGAACCAACCTTTATGTGAAGGTGTGTTAAGTTGTGAGTGGTCTCATTTTGCGGTACTTTGTCTCCATTGTGTTCATAAACCAAAGCCTTCGTTCCCCTTTCTGTTACTTGTTTTCCAGGAGGCAATTTGTTTGTCTGTTTCATTTATCAACAGGGGTCAAGCTTACTGTGATTAATGCCGTTCTTTCAGTTTCCCCCATAATTCGATAAGCATCTTTCTCATGACAGTAGTAGTTGATCGACCTGTCGAAACTTGAAGGGACTGTTTATGTAGGTTGATCACAGTTCTTGTTTTATATATTTGAATCGATGTAGGGGTGTAGGTTTCATAGAGATTTTGATGGGGCATGGATGTTTGGGGGGATCAATTTTAACTTCAAAATACATCTTTACTTTTGATACACCTTTAGTAAGTTATTTATCCCCTTGTAGCCTTTAAATTTACCGGACCATATATATACACCTCGTTCTTGCTTGAAtgtagatttgccaaattcctTTTATAAGTTCAGAATACCTTTTGTTCCCCTTATATCTGCCGCCAATATTACTTAGAACTAAATTATATTGAGCTAGCAGATCCCACTGTAGCCTTTTCTTGCTTGTTGATGCTGTAGCAGTATTCAGTAAGCATATGATTCGGATGCTTTGTTACGTTTCTACATTCTGGTCATTTCctgcttagggggtgtttggatacgagatgttaaactttaacagtgtcacatcggatgttcggatgctaattaggagaactaaacatgagctaattataaaactaattgcagaaccctgtgctaattcgcgagacgaatctattaagcctaattaatccatcattagcaattggttactgtagcaccacattgtcaaatcatggactaattaggtttaatagattcgtctcgtgaattatactccatctgtgcaattagttttgtaattagcctatgtttaatactcctaattagcatccaaacatccgatgtgacaggtgttaaactttaacacatggttgccaaacaggcccttaggcTACACAATCACAGTAACTTTTCGCTACAAGAACAAGCATCCAGGTGCTACCTAACAAACTGCAAAAAGGAAAGAAGTGTTGATGTGCCCTGACTGAGATACTCGGGACCACACTAAtactgggggtgtttggatacgaggtgctaaactttaacagtgtcacatcggatgttcggatgctaattaggagaactaaacatgagctaattataaaactaattgcagaaccctgtgctaattcgcgtgacgaatctattaagcctaattaatccatcattagcaaatggttactgtagcaccacattgtcaaatcatggactaattaggcttaatagattcgtctcacgaattacactccatctgtgcaattagttttgtaattagtctatgtttaatactcctaattagcatccaaacattcgatgtgacgggtgttaaactttaacaccatggagccaaacaggccctaagtgaAGCAAAACTATGCTCAAGCTCAGAACAGCAGCGGCTTCTCCATGTCGCTGTTCACCGTTCTATCCCTTTCCTTCCTTTCTGCAGCAAGAACCtgcccttctttcttctttgccCACAGCACCGCATACAGCCCGGAGAAGAGGAAAACCATACCCAATATGCTGCACCGAACATCAATGCATCAATTCATTCTATGCAGTTCATCTGAATTGGGGGCATGTTGATTCACAATATTGCTAAGCATGGATGGAACCTGGAACCTTCTAGTACCTTCCTAGATGCATGGCCCGCCCGAGGAAGAGCACGGAGAAGATGGCGGTGCCGACGGTCTGCGTGGGGCTGAACATGGAGACCATCACGGGGCCTTTCTTCTCCAGCGCCCACGTCTGGAACATGATGCACGCCGAGCTcaccaccccgccctgcaaCCACACACACCAGCGACAACCTGTCACGCCACGCTGGCCGAGCTAGCTTCTTATTTATTCATCACCATTTCGGCAGTACCACGAACACGAGGGAGAGAACGATCTGGAGGCTGATCTGGGGCGTCCCGGGGGTGAACTGCCCCGCCGTGGCCACCTGGAACGC from Setaria italica strain Yugu1 chromosome II, Setaria_italica_v2.0, whole genome shotgun sequence encodes the following:
- the LOC101770796 gene encoding F-box/FBD/LRR-repeat protein At1g16930; the protein is MQLRSGRRLVPSRPSAAPQGGARRGCPRRRPEEGDGGGEDRLSGLPEELILEVLDRLGCAREAARTSGLSRRWRGLWTHLPVLTFDGMNPDSLGGALARVRPERNRLVIRIYPGATLSAARVSSLLNASARIAPKELVVELDRYSRGVRVKLPRLIQNLASALSEAGKFAALESLALVPCCVDPSDLLPLCPCLRRFEAQCHYNWTLDTLEVHSESLEELVLGIQHRSSMPQHVNIATPMLKKFMLRSYGFRFAMSFLAPKVEEFSLEMECGLSRVGFGEKWHLLWLSMATAWTNRYGQFPRVRVHTLSLTIAARDRYSAAAQSFAQEIARLPVSHFSVLELRLRTEGRGFGALVLHLLLLRTTIEA